One Hydractinia symbiolongicarpus strain clone_291-10 chromosome 7, HSymV2.1, whole genome shotgun sequence genomic window, TGTGTCTATTCTGAATTTTTACCTTTTAACTGTTTCTATCTGTTTTACTATTTTACTTTTAGCCTGAAGATGATATAagtatatcaaaaaatatcacaaatataGGACGTCGTTGTTAGCTTGACCTGTCGTCAACGCTACAATGTTTTTGCCTTGACTTTATTTACCTTTATTTTACCGAGACTTCCCCAACATGATTTATTTAACGAtttttcttataataatacagaagcTTTAAGTAAGAGGATTGAGGCTCAGCGAAAAAATGTAAAGGGATCTTGAGTAATATCGAGGATAACAAGGCCTAAGGACGAGGTTGTCGCaggaaaaaatttttgctttaCTAAAATCACCGCGGAATATTAATACTTAcctttcacggtcaaaccttttAAGAAGTTTCCgcggaaaaaacttttgcgttttACGAACGTCAgcgcataaacaaaaaaaaattaaatcaattaaTTAGACTACCGTGTTGAATGCTAAACTTTCTTTCTTTAAGGTATTTTTGAGTCTGATTTAGGCAACCTGTGTATAAATTTTCGAAAAATAATCCCTCGAATGTGAAAGAAGAAAGATTTCTAACGCTTAAATATCTTACTAATGCCTTGTTTCATTAGTTTCGTGAAGAGTTTCCGACTGCaaaaataacttaatttttatatatttaaacctctcaattgcaaaaatattttccgcACAATGTCCCTTTTTATACGACTTGTAAAACTTTCCCTGGATTTAAAAACTGCGTTATACCTCTCAGAAGACTGCGATCATACATATCATGTCTCTGAGAGCTACCCGATAAACTGCTTGATATACTTTTATGAaggacatttttcttatttttaaaaacttttattttaaaaaagaccCATCAGAAAACACAATGTTAAAAATCTAGAAGTTGTAAGATTTAAAACAACTACGTTTGCGCTCTTTGGGGCCAAAAATTTGGAACGATTCACCGTTTCGTATCAAAATCACtaaaaattaaattgattttaagaaaaatattaaactcTGGAATGGCAAGTTTTGTCTTTGCAACttgtataaaaaatagttcCGTGTAAATAAATTTACTTATTACATACGCATTCTCTTTTATAGTCGGTTTTGATTAGTTGTTGTATTTATTAAAAACTAATGTATATTATATATCTGACTTTAAACTaattaaaccaaaaaaaacaaaaattttaacggTAGAAATTTCCGCGGGCAGAATCTTTTGAGTGAGAATAACAAATTTCGCaaagttaattttcgcgaattctcATCTGGAAgaaattttatagaaaaaacttttgccaattttccaaaatcttcatttttgggaacaaaaactttcgcaaatgaCAACGGGGAggcttatttttaattttgtgatgACACTTCCTCCgttaactaaaaaagaaaatcaagaGGAAGAAAAAAAGTCAACTTCAGATCAAGATTCTGGAAATGGGAGTAGAGATACTCGTGAAATGTTTCTGAGCGGCAAAAAGAGAAGAGAGTCCAGCAGGAAAATTGTATTGTTATCAAGTAATTCTTGATATaagaaaacaatcaaatattatatagaaaaaaatcaGCAAACCACTGTCTCACTTTTCTCTTAGCTTTTTGTCTTGAAATTTGAAACTTCTGATACAAAGATATTTAAACCCTTCCGTTTATTGATTTTTAGCTGATTTTTCCACATAGAGTTGGGCTTTGGAGCCATTTTTCAAGCTGgttatttttttcgttgtgaTTCTATTCTACCCTTGTCCTCAAAGCCCTCGTTATTTAAGAGTTTTCggcttttaaaactttaaaaaaacttgtcgTAGGCTCATTTAAACTTGATCAAACTTGACACACTTATAGTATGTCACAAAACGAACAATATGgcgtctatctatctatctatctatctatctatctatctatctatctatctatctatctatctatctatctatctatctatctatctatctatctatctatctatctatctatctatctatctatctatctatctatctatctatctatctatctatctatctatctatctatctatctatctatctatctatctatctatctatctatctatctatctatctatctatctatctatctatctatctatctatctatctatctatctatctatctatctatctatctatctatctatctatctatctatctatctatctatctatctatctatctatctatctatctatctatctatctatctatctatctatctatctatctatctatctatctatctatctatctatctatctatctatctatctatctatctatctatctatctatctatctatctatctatcggTTCTaaggtttcatagagattttaaggggtagtttcgagtaatagccaatatcacaGCCTCTGAGAAGCATGGGACCTGAAATTTTctcatgcaggtgtctaatagataaatacagAAACTTAGTAAGTATTATAGCCATGCAACGGAGCGTTAAGTTATTAAGAAAACACCgccggtcataatatgttcgaaaaacccggACCGAATTGGGTTAAGATTCTGGTCCTGAAACCTCGTGAAACAAGTAGATTATTTGGCGGTCGTCGAAGCTTGAGTTAAGTATGCAATTTTTCAGgcaaaataaagttgtgttctCAGGTTTCGATATATTATCTATATCTGCAAAGCTCAACTTATTTTTGGTGGAGAGGCAACTTTGAAGTTGTTGGTAATTGTTGTGACGATAAAAAGAATCCTCTCATTCAACTGTTGTTTTCTTGATCATATTTACATATATTCTTGGAACCACTCAACATTGCAACATAAATGAAACTAATGAATCACTACaaccaaaaaaataagaaatttactaACGTGTGGATGACGTTGTGGGCGATAATACCAAGTaacaggaataactttcttctttggATATATTAAATCAATTCCAGATCTAGCTGACCGCAAACAGTTTTGCAATTTCTTTGGTTCATCTTTTAAGAAGAAAGTCTCTTGAACCATAGAAATTTTGGTTTTAGATGTATAGTATCCAAAAATTGTGCATCTTGACGAATCTAAACGGACGTACTGCAACATTTAAACCATAGATGACTTAATAGTTCCGCCCAATGTAACCACTGCATGATCAGCTTTGTtacattttaaatattacatTTAAAAGAAAACTCTTGTTTTACGAAAATACAAAATGTCATGTCGTAACAATACTTACCGAATAATTTTAATATGTCACTTCGTTTTTTACATTTAACTTTTCCCTTCTCAACAACTGCTGTTTCATATCCACTTTTACACTTGCAATAACCGTAACCGTAACCCCATTTCCATTGTGTATTCTCACGTTCTAGACATTCATCGCGACTAATATCTGCTATGATGTCTCCACGGAAATTCCTTTGAATGTATAACACTTCAACACATGTGACAGTTAGCAAAACACCAAATATGCGgttgtaaaacattttatagtattttttgtCGTAAGAAACACAAGCCACAAaccaagaaaataaacaaactgaAAGTATCACAGCTTAATATTTAGCCATTAACTTTTAtgataaattttttatgaactttcaatctcttataataatacggagcttctgtctgtgacttttgcgaagtggataaaatttctttgataaagtctataaaacatcgcctataaatttgttctgtaaattagcaaactttgacgttaaagcaatattgacgtcaaaggaaagtatattaagattagtaaaGCCAATGCATTGCACTTTGAAaattaaggcttaataacttggaaacgggtggaaataactgacgtcatctcctgcgtgggtaactagggaccacctgggaccaagttgggtaagttttccaaacctgggtcaccaaatccgtttcggaatagacgggtaAATGACatcataaaaaaacctttaagccctaatatctctgcatccgtttgtctcaagtacacgatcctatacattttctttatcagcgtttcaagatctatacgatgaaggcaataggtacacaaatttcttgaaaataaatttttgggtttgacaggccattgctgacgtcaacaaaatttttaacaccttatatctccttaggctttTGTCGaatacatatgatcctatacattattgtgatcagcgttttaacctttacacgttataggcaacgaataaactaaacttggccaatttttttgtacctgcactgttgacgtcagcaaaaaatctgaaacaacctatttttccattgtccttctgcctaagtggatttctccacgggctttatcgactagtattaaaATAAGTTAGCTGATAAGAAATCTTTTGACATCAATAGTTATCGGCTTAAAGAATTGTAAGAGTAATAATAATACTTCAAATAATGAAGAGCATGCCATCATTATTATattgtttctttatatactgtCATGAACAAATGCTAAGAagcaaagttaaataaaaactaaaaaatgccGTACAAACCTTTCCATACACCTCTTGTCGATGGAGTTAATTGTTAAATTACAGCATACAATTGGGGAGAGGAAGGGAGGGTAGATATTACGCTTTTATAAAGAGAGAGAACAGTGGTGTGAACACTCGGAAAAAAACAGCAtagaattcaattttaatttccTTAAATTATGATCTGCTGCAATTGaagacagaaaaaaatcacttataaTATCGACTTTGTCTTTAgtcttttattttaacattttctcattttttttaaaccaaagGCTGGAAAAAGTTCTTAGAATGAggtttatttttaacaataaaataattatttagacTTTATTTAGAAATCTGTCGTTCTTTCGTTCGTTCATTTACAAGAATTGTTCATTTTCACTCTCCAATGATGTAGTTGTTAGGAAtcaagtattttttttcttttgaggtATAGATCACTGCTGATGACACATTTGGCCAGATAATAGTGTAAATAATTTGGCGTAAAAGTTTTgggtcaaaaattttaattaagggAAGATATTGAGACATGTTTGTTGAGCAAAAAAGCTCTATctatttttcattatttgtttACAATCTTAATATTTTTTCGGCATCTTACAAGTAAGTAGATGCTGGAAATTTGAAGTATATAAAAATTACTCAACAATATCGGAGTATTTTTCGtcgtcttctctcatatcaaaaagacagAAAACCATGGGGATAAGGGTGATTGAATACtttcatttctttaattaataattggaggaaataaattattctattttcacaatttttatttCGCGATAAAAATTAGAGGAAAATTCGACCTTGTCGCACTCActaaatgaaagaaaaacaaagaatagtgAAAAGAGGTTTGCGTTAAAAATTAAAGGACATTAAATTAAGTAAATTTCGAAAAAAAGAGTATTAATTACGTTACGGACGTTAAGGACACGATAAATTAGGAAAATTACGGTAGTCAATGTATGCATACTTAGATGAGTTTCAAGCTAataattttaatctgaagtTATGTTGCTGGATTTTAATGAAATTGGGTATCAGGGTGTGTGACCATGGCTAAATAGTAAGTTAACCAGGTAATATGGGCTATACTTGCACGATCCCATATAAAAAGGGAAAATTGCGTACGGACCTGACCTGTTTTGGACCCGTTGTGTACAATCCCTCCAGATGTTTGGTTTAACAGCTGATGTTTCGACTGCCAGGTAATAGCTGCTCTGCCGGTTGCGTAATATCTGTTCTGCGAATTTCTGTTTGTGACATTAACGATTATGATGTTAGCGCTCAGTCGGACCTTGGAgaaaagaatacggaaggagaaacaactcttttaattctattgaaacactgcgtgaggttctagcaggtgtctgtatagaaacttaatttgaaattttggcggttgtgtgactaaattattcgtgaataacaattcgcaactatgattggttataaaaacaattagataatttgatgatgagtttgataatattatcaaaacaagaagccatattgaaatcggtaaaatttcttttgttcttatgttaacataattagcgaagaagcacatgctcgacacttttgtaaacaaaaagaaaaagtttatatctcgttttaaaacgacgttctgttataaaaagttatttctttagttagaataaacaataatccagcacacattttgtcggcactcatccggcgcatatctatctatattgtttttcatgatcaaagtggtatactcaagcctgcaaaaataggttaatatcatggttaaacgcttatttccaaacgtattgttgaacTTTTTAGCAGCAATGTTCACCGtcttatattaggcacactttccatacaataatcacgtgcctgcagcgtgttacagtcagatttcaatagaaaaaagttagcccctattaaaggagaaaatggaatttgatcatttttttgcgaaaaagactgggtcgagcacctcacgcactgattcttttgaaattaaaaacaatagcgcGTAAACACCCCTATCGAGAAGGATTATTTTATGACCTGCAAATTTGAAGATCTAAAGTTACTAGAACTGAAAATAAAAGTAAACGCCGTATTTCCCGACTTCCTTGATCACACATTCCCGGTTAAGAAGCGGGCCATCGCTAAGTAATCGTTTTCAGTCGTGGGTAAAAAGACGGCCTTGTTTTCTATGAGCACTGCGGCGgagtttgttaaattatttttgaattcGAAAAATTAGaggtaaacaaaaaacaaccatTAGGAATCGTAGGTATATCTCTTTTCTTATGGccataattatgataattaatgtttCTCGTGCGCTTTTCCATTTATTAAGATGAATGTCCAGGtttattgcataatttttggcAAACTCCAAACGGGGAGTGCCTGAAGTGATAAATAATATGAAAGGGTAAAAAGGGAAATTCCGAAAACAAAATGTACAGACAATACCTTCTCACTAAGAAAGCAACTATCTGTTTGAACAAAAAAGcactataaaaatttaaagcaaaagAGAAGCGAAGATGTCTTCGAAAACAACGTCAAGTGGCAGCTAGGTGTTGCAAAGAAGCCTGACTTGagtaagttaaaacgtttaatttatttaaaataaaacagaaaCTTTGATCGATTTATCTTTGAACTTTGttgatatatatacaaaaagcaTTAGGATGGAAATGGAGCTACACATGTTGCTTAAATTTTGGGTGATCTAGCAAGCACGTGGTCGATTTTGCCGTGCGTTTATGATTGTGTGAATCGTGAAATGAGAAACTAGGGTTAGTGTGCTATTTCAGTAAAACATTTAAACATGTTCGGATtttcagttttcaataaagttttcaggataatgtttttttatctatatcttatttttatctatataagtttttacaataaaataggaaCCTCAAAATGGGCCTTTTTGATATAATGCTAAACCTGGTACATGTTATGGTACATCTTATGAAAAATAAAGGCACTTACAGAGGGAAATAGAGATGTATCAAAGAAGGGATAAAAACACGTCTGCCATTTCTGTGTAAATATATATCTTCGCGAGTTCGACTATGCAACACATAACGACTCGTCTTCGGTATTCCTCCTCTCCTCTATATACACGTAGAAAATACATATACGTTGCTAAATACGCCAGTGAATCTAAGCTGAATACGATATCTATGCTGAATACGATGTCCTGGCACGACGAACCTAGCAATAATGAAAGCACGGGAGCAAGCAAATGCAAGCCAGAGGTAGTTGGACTAGAAAAATCTCATTATTTAGAAGAACAACAAACTGTTTTGGGCAGATTTAAAAGCGTATTTTAATAACTGATAACATCAACTTTTCTATGCAATGATGTCTTTTCACGTTTTTATAACTTGTTTtgttaaagaaaagaaaaaaggaaagaaagttACAAAACCTTCTCCTAAACTTTTTATAATTCTTTATTTAATAAATACTTTGCTTTACTTCAAGGCAAATGTTTCTGTGTTatctattttgtttatttttgcataAACAGGACGTTTTGCTGCAAGATATTCTTCTAACTTTTCCTGAGCATATATTGCATCATCGTATTCTGGTTCTGTTTCAAAGTATACCGGTTCAGGTTGGTCTTTTTTGGGTAGTTCTTTAGTTTTCGGAATGTCATACATTGGTGAATATGTCGCCTATGAGAGAGGAACGCTTGAAATTTGAAAGTGCTACATTAGTAATACTAACATTgtaaattctaatttttttttatcatcaattaaaaaactatttacatTTAACTACAAGATGTTTCACatttcacattttattttttattgttattttataagAATGCAGATTCTAACAAAAGGAAACTTGGACCCTTAAACAGTTTACAAGCATTTACTGCAATTGTAGACTAGTTAAGCAAGTTTTAATGCTGAAACATTTCGAttctttcttgaaaaaatttctgttttaataaaataaattttcacgaTAATCAACTTCTGGCCTTTTCGCGAAATTTTGCGTTTGCCATTGCCACCGTTTGCGAAAATATGTTAttctaaatattttgtcaatCTCTTCAATCGCGAAATTGTTTTAGCAAAACCTGGGGTAATAAGTTATTATATTtacgtaaataaataaatattttgcctCGCTCGCACTTTGTTTAAATGTCTTAACCACAAAATGATTTCCTTTTTTAATGTGCCACTGTGTCACTTGCAGAAGTCGAGAATCGTCAGACTTTGTACCAGGTTTCTGAGAAACCTTATGTAAAGGATAAAGATGATAATTCTTCCAATGAATCTGATTAGGACATAGAAATTTATGTTGATGAAGGACGAAATACCTTACAACTAATTAATAAAAACGTAAAATTGTGCTCAAATAAGAACATTGAACGTGCAAATTATGTCTTTTTAAATCTTAGTAATTTTCCatttgcgaaaataaattcGCGCGAAATTTGTCGAAACATTCCGACTTAGAACTTAAGTTCTCCCGAAATCTTAATAATTGCACAATATCGAATCACAAAATTCCGAAACTTATTTATTACGAAAATTAATCATCGTGAACGTTTCTTAGGTTGGATGAAATGTAAGTatgtaacaaaaacataaaaaaaactacaaCCAGATAGTTTGGTTATAATAagataaattgagaaaaaaattattaagaaaccTACCGTCTGATGTATCGTGTCGCTGGATATCAAGCTCTCTAAGAAATAACGCACATAGTATGTATGACTAACATAGTGACCCGACGTTAAACGTCAGATTGGGCCGTTTTGGTACAGTTATATGGTGCGTTGCAAATTCAGTGGACTGCTTACAacttgataaagtatttaagatgttatgttttttaaaatccgTACGTAGGGAAATGAGCAAAAGGTGATTAAATTATGTCGAAGTGAGAAAATATTACTAGAAACTTCTTGCTGACTTTTTTTGCCTACCATTTTGTTACCAATAAGGTCACTTTTCACAACCTCTGCTGAAGTAAAAGCACAGGCAACATGTCATTAACTAGTCGCAGCAAAATTGAtactaaatatttatattttgcgAAAAAGGTTTATCGTGACAGGGTTGCGTCTTACTACATGTAAACCATGCTGCACGTACGTGTGGAGTCCTTACAGCAATGTGCCGTTTCCccacttcggtttaaataaaaccacAGGCAATATCCATTTGTTGCCCTAAACCAGCTAAAACattgtaattttattttgaaatgaaaaCACATTCCACACCCTGTTGTCACCAAATAGCAttttcattttgcagaataaaaaagttttcgtTTAGTTTACATCCTGtcgttaaaaatttgtaaagaaaaataaacccTGAGTTGTGCGCGGAATGCCTTTAATTTAATCATTAAACTTTTTCAAATAGCTTGTCCAAAAGTTACAGAAAAAAGGAACTTAGATTTATAGATATGTAGATAATGTTGAATATCATCAATTGGAGTTTTAGCTAGAGGTGGCCAGGTAGCCTTAACTCTAGTTTAACTTAGCAAAAATTAAAGTGATGAAGATAACACAAAAACACACGAAGAAGTGATAATAATAAGGATAGCTAGAATAAAAACCTTGACAGCATAAATGTAGCTAACTAACTGGAGTACTCCTCACCACGATGTGCGTTTATGGCTAACAACTTTATTAAATTTCATGCCTACATACGAAATTAAAATACGAAGTAAAGAGAATAAAGAAGTCAACAACAATACTCCAGAAACATCCAAGTCCTCGTTCAAAATGATGGCGTGTCATTGGTTAACATTTAACCGCCGCGACAACAAAGATATAACAAATCACAAAAAGGTTTAAAGCTGTCGATagaacaaaatatatttcgcaGGCTTCTCATTGGTTTATTCATACGCACTGCGAAAGGTTTTTAGAATTTGATGAAAAACGCCGCAAGAcgccattttatttttaaagatggAAGAAGggggcggggggggggggggagggggggtgcGTTTAGAGAACGTGACCGAATTTTGCTAAACTAACCCCCTGTTTTTTCCACTTTTTCTGATCATTATCGTTTTTGCCCTGACGGACACACAACGCATATACAGGctagtttttaataatatttttaaacataaaaaaaatgaaagcttTAATTTTAAGACAATTCTTTACGGTTATCTACTTTTAGAGGACTTTGCCAGCCAAATTTCTTTGCTTACATGCTCTTACTTACTTGCAGCTGTTGATATGACATAATCATATTCTGGATTTGCCATCACTGGTGGCTGTGGATTTTTTTTCTCCTTGATCTAGAATGAGAAAATAGAAGTGAGTAGTTGCTAAAAAGGAGGCAGGGACATAACAGATATTTAAGAAACGATGTCATATTTTACCTTTGGTCTTCTACATtgtctaaaatgtaaaaaacaaaataactaaCAAGGGAATTATTTTGATGTTCTTTAGTGAATGTTGTACTTTGGGAAAAGAGTGACAACGCTTAGAGCGACCACAACTTATGCATATTTATGGGTTTTATTTTCGTGTAAATCTATTTTAACTTAGCTTGCTAGACCCAAGGCCCTATCTTTTAGTTCTCCTATCTGAAAGTTCCGCAGGGCTCGGGGTGGTAGAgagcccttttttaaaataccTTACCAGAAcaagtgaaatatttttaaaatccacTTTGCTTTAGCTTTTTAATAATACCAATCTGTCTGCGTTTCCCTCTTGTAGAACACTTTCGTTAACATTAATTTGATTTTAACTGCGAGaaggcttgggttaacccaaggaCGGCCTGAAACAATTGCCAATTGGGTCTATATGGTAGCGTGTTATTCAAGATTTGATATAAATAAGGTAAACTGCAATGTGGCACAAAACTACGTGAAACAGTTTTATAACCCATATTACTTTAGATTTCGAGGTACCTATCCTTGAGTGTGGTTAGTATTACACATTGTGGGAAAAGGTACAAGCATTAGAGTATTTTATGAGGGCTATATGACAATACTTTGATGTTATTGTTTTACACATTATAAAGCTTATTATTCAAATGATTTGGGCATTCCTTTCAAGTTGTTATTAACTTACCTTATGGCAAATATGATGCTTAATACCACAAGAATGAGAATCAATGCTGCGATTACTATACCAACTAATAATGGTATATCAATGGAGCTGCTGTTGTGTTTGTCAGTCacaaaagttgaattttttgttgtttttagcgctgttgttgttgttgttgttgttgttgttgttgttgttgttgttgttgtttttgttgttgttgttgtgttaaTAAGTActacaaaatgaaataaaaatgagaaAACACGAAtaggtttttacttttttgttaaggTTAGAAAGAGAATTTTCAAACAAATACCTGATTTATTAAATTTCGCAACAATGCATATTTCATTACACACACCATTAATTCTGAACAAGTAACCAGAATATTTATGGTCGATACTTTTAAATTTCACCTATGGTGGAAGAAAAGCAACAGCATTTGCCACAAACATTTATGGTTTCCAGATACCTGttgtattttcttcttctttaattCCTTTACAAAAGTAATGACACTGACGAAGTTAGTAAAATTTTTCAGAATAAATTTTGCGGGATTGGTAATATTTATTAAGAGATATTAAAATAGCGATACTATTTTTGCAAGAGAAATACTGCTGTACCAGTGAGACACCAAacggaaattttaaaaattgaa contains:
- the LOC130649363 gene encoding uncharacterized protein LOC130649363, which gives rise to MFHQHIFVVLLTVTCVETLFIERKLYGDVITNISKDECKISENTEWEKDICTCERGYETAIVVENKVKCKNRSEILKSYGSSRCTVFGHNTDGTRIVVVRYDGVFVLKKKQKILEKCPGKHGTKIELIYPQKKVISMNWTFHSSNDYPYVKFKSIDHKYSGYLFRINGVCNEICIVAKFNKSVLINTTTTTKTTTTTTTTTTTTTTTTALKTTKNSTFVTDKHNSSSIDIPLLVGIVIAALILILVVLSIIFAIRQCRRPKIKEKKNPQPPVMANPEYDYVISTAAKSLISSDTIHQTATYSPMYDIPKTKELPKKDQPEPVYFETEPEYDDAIYAQEKLEEYLAAKRPVYAKINKIDNTETFALK